One Vibrio gallaecicus genomic region harbors:
- a CDS encoding YcjF family protein: MFDQIKEFVNPSKNPDLTQAHEFQRQHLPTLWLLGKTGAGKSSFIQSVTGLSSVEVGNGFAPCTMTAQSYEFPQGKPVMRFLDTRGLGEAEYDPTPDLDETGKAGHALVVVMKVDEPEQSSVLSALTLIKKQKKIKQLLLVHSGALLSEESECQRQVSFNESQVKKVWGNTFDSLTVDFEAPEGLVYHYDELIEKLTHILPVIGMMIEDKEHSSVEEANFDKVENEVLWYAGSASASDLIPAVGLVSVPAIQAKMLHSLANQYGVEWNKRAFTELVSTLGSSFALQYGVKLGARQLVKLIPGYGQTVGAVAAAAMSFGTTYGLGRAACFYFYHKSKGTEISQEEMQTIYKESLKKGKAASGYEEN, encoded by the coding sequence ATGTTTGACCAAATTAAAGAATTTGTTAATCCAAGTAAAAATCCAGACTTGACTCAAGCTCATGAATTTCAGCGCCAGCACCTACCTACGCTATGGCTCTTAGGGAAAACAGGGGCAGGGAAATCCTCGTTTATTCAATCCGTAACGGGGCTTTCTTCAGTAGAAGTCGGCAATGGTTTTGCTCCATGTACAATGACGGCTCAAAGCTACGAGTTTCCCCAAGGTAAGCCAGTTATGCGCTTCTTAGATACTAGAGGGTTAGGCGAGGCTGAATATGACCCTACGCCAGATCTCGATGAGACAGGTAAAGCAGGGCATGCTTTAGTGGTGGTGATGAAAGTCGATGAACCTGAGCAATCATCGGTACTCAGCGCATTAACGTTGATTAAGAAGCAAAAGAAAATTAAGCAGTTACTACTTGTTCATAGTGGCGCATTGTTGTCTGAAGAGTCAGAGTGCCAACGTCAGGTTTCTTTCAACGAAAGCCAAGTGAAAAAGGTGTGGGGTAACACGTTTGATTCTCTGACGGTTGATTTTGAAGCGCCTGAAGGGCTGGTTTATCACTACGATGAGCTGATTGAAAAACTGACTCATATCCTTCCTGTTATCGGAATGATGATTGAAGATAAAGAACATTCAAGTGTTGAAGAAGCCAATTTTGACAAAGTAGAAAATGAAGTGCTTTGGTACGCAGGTAGTGCTTCCGCGAGTGATCTCATTCCTGCCGTTGGGCTTGTTTCTGTGCCAGCGATACAAGCGAAAATGCTGCATAGCTTAGCCAATCAGTATGGCGTTGAATGGAATAAGCGAGCATTCACAGAATTGGTCAGCACGCTTGGGAGCAGCTTTGCTTTGCAATATGGCGTTAAGTTAGGCGCGAGACAGTTAGTTAAGTTAATTCCTGGTTATGGGCAAACCGTTGGCGCTGTTGCAGCAGCAGCCATGAGCTTTGGAACAACTTATGGCTTGGGACGAGCAGCTTGTTTTTACTTTTACCACAAAAGCAAAGGCACTGAGATCTCTCAAGAAGAGATGCAAACGATATATAAAGAATCATTGAAAAAAGGTAAGGCAGCGTCTGGCTATGAAGAAAATTAG